AGGGTGTGTGATCAATGACTTTGCCGACAGAAATATCGATGGTCATGTAAAACGAACAAAAAACCGCCCCTTGCCGGCGGGTCACGTGACAGCTAAAGAAACGCTCGTGCTATTTGCAGTGTTATGCGCTACCGCATTTGTGTTAGTACTATTTACTAACACGCTCACTATTTATCTCTCATTCGGTGGTTTAGCACTCGCCGCAACCTACCCGTTTATGAAACGCCATACTTATCTGCCACAAGTTGTCTTAGGCGCAGCTTTCGCATGGTCAGTGCCAATGGCCTACACTGCCGAAACCGGCGAACTTCACAAGCAAGTATGGCTACTCTATATCATTACTGTTCTCTGGACTGTTGCATATGACACTATGTACGCAATGGTTGACCGGGATGACGATATCAAAATAGGTGTTAAGTCCACTGCTATTCTATTTGGTACTGCAGACAGAATGGTGATAGCAGGGCTACAATCACTTGTCATACTGGTACTCTGCATAGTGGGCTACCAAGCAGAACTAGGCTCTTTCTTCTGTCTTGCTGTGGTCGTGGCCGCAACTCTGTTTGTCTATCAGCAACACTTAATACGCAACCGAGACAGAGAAGAGTGTTTCAAGGCCTTTCTAAATAACCATTGGGTCGGCCTCGCGATTTTTGTGGGTGTTGTTATAGAGTTCATATAAACCTTATAACGGTTAGAACGCAATAGAGCCTCGTTATGATACCTACAAGACCTTCTCACAAATAAAAATGTGTCACTGTCATATACTTGTAACATATGGCCGTTGTAATAGTGACGTAGCCATTTATTGAAATAGGTCTGAAGGGATGACAGGAAAAACCGTACTCATTGTCGATGACGAAGCCTCAATCCGCGAAATGATAGCCGTTGCACTTGAGATGGCAGATTATCACTGTCTCGAGGCGAGTGATGCTCGAGAAGCTCACTCGCTAGTCATAGATCATGCTCCCGATTTAATTCTATTGGACTGGATGCTACCTGGCACTTCAGGCATAGAGTTAGCCCGCAGGTTAAAGCGGGATGAAAGCACCGCTGAAATACCGATAATCATGCTGACTGCAAAAACCGAAGAAGATAATAAGATTCAAGGTTTAGAAGTCGGAGCAGACGATTACATTACCAAACCTTTCTCACCTCGAGAGTTAGTCGCTCGACTCAAGGCGGTACTGCGCAGAGCAACTCCACAAGGCAAGGAGTCTGCCATCAACGTGGATGATCTAATACTCGACCCTATTGGCCACCGGGTCACTTCTGACGGTATTGCTGTTACCATGGGGCCAACCGAATACAAACTGCTCCAGTTCTTTATGACCCACCAAGATAGGGTTTACACGCGAACACAATTACTCGACCATGTTTGGGGTGGCAATGTTTATGTTGAAGAACGAACCGTTGATGTTCACATCAGGCGGCTAAGAAAAGCACTAGGAAACAGGCATGAAACTCTTATCCAAACGGTTAGAGGTGCGGGTTATCGATTTTCAACCAAAGATGCCTGAGTTCAACTGAGTACGATTACAAGACAACATGAAGAAGAACTGGCAAAGCCACATACATCGTATTTTTATCTCGCTAGCCATCCTGGTCATTATCGGGTTAATCGCCGGTTCTGTTAGCTGGGTGCTCGTACTGGGCCTGGGTGCCTATCTTGTCTGGACTCTCATTCAAGCCATTAAGCTCCATCAATGGTTATATTCACCGGGTAACAAGACTACACCTCCAGAAAGCCACGGTCTTTGGGGTGATCTTTTCGACGGTATTCACACGCTGCAAAAGAACCATAATAGCGCCCAAAATCGCTTGAAGACAATGATTAACAGAGTACAAGAGTCTGCTAATGCCCTAAATGATGCGGTGATTATGACAGATGCCCGGGGCGCAATGGAGTGGTGGAATAAGTCAGCGACCTATTATCTTGGTTTTGTGCAACGCTCTGACCATGGCCAACCCATATATAACCTGATTCGAACCCCCGTATTTAAGACCTACTTTGAGCAAAAAAACTACGATGAACCCATCGAACTATCCTCCCCAGCTAAACCTCATATCACGTTGCGCTTTCGGATTACCCTATTTGGAGAGGATGATCGTTTAATCATTGCCCAAGACATCACAAGGGTGCACAACCTAGAGCAAATGCGAAAAGACTTTGTGAGCAATGTCTCTCACGAACTTCGCACCCCACTTACGGTTATTAGTGGCTATTTAGAAACACTTTCAGGGAGCAGCGACGCTCTTTCCCCGGTATGGAAAAGAGCCTTAAACACCATGTCCGATCAAACTGGGAGAATGGAGCAGCTTATTACCGACCTGCTATTGCTCGCTAAATTTGAAACCATAGACCAACGACAGACTCAAAAAGAGATCTCAATTCATAGCCTGCTTACGACGATCAAGAGTGATGCCATCGCTCTTAGTGGTAAACAGCATCATCGGATCAACCTGACTGAAAGCACAAACGGTCTATTTATTGGTGATGAAAACCAGCTAAGAAGCGCTTTTTCAAACATCATATTTAATGCAGTTAAGTACACACCCACAGAGGGTAATATAGATATTCATTGGTGGTTTGATGGCGATGGTGTTCACTTATCGGTTAAAGATAGTGGTGACGGTTTTGACCCCATACATATACCTCGCCTAACAGAACGGTTCTACCGTGCAGATCCCAGCCGCCATAAAGAGACTGGTGGTTCAGGGCTTGGGTTAGCGATTGTTAAACATGTACTAAGAAACCATGACGGAGAACTAGAAGTAAAAAGCAATCTCGGCCTTGGTAGTGAGTTTATTTGCCACTTCCCCAAGTCACGCTATATCGAACACCCACCCCGTTCAAACACCATCCGGCCTCAAACCGACAGATAAAAAACCCCGAACAGTAAACTCGAGGTTTTCTGAAACACGTCACAACTACTCAAACCACCCGCCTCAGAAAGAGCAGAAATAATAGCTCTTCTTCTCATAATCTTCTAAACTGAAAGTAGACAATAAAAACAATATAGGTTGGTTATCGTTATGCCTAATACAGAACGTCGCACCCATCACCGTTATATCGCCCCTTCACTGTCGGTATTACTTAATACTAGCGATGATAAATCTAACAGTTCATCATCCATACAGTTAACCATGATAGATTTTAACTGCTTAGGAATGGCTGTAGAGAGCCACAAGAGCTTTAAAGTGGGTGAAGAGCTGCAACTCACCATATCTGATGATTACGACCGCTCAGTGGATGTTGATTGCTTCGTTTGTAACCGAGCAAAGACAGAGGGTGGCTACCGCTCAGGGCTGTATTTTATGCATCAAGGAGAAGACATTGTGGCTTCACGACAGTTGTTGATGTCTATGGAACAGCAGTTTGATGAAGTTGTTTGAACTGAAAAATTAACAGCTCCCGAAGGAGCCATTAATAATAGTTATGCTATTAGTAAACCACCTAAAAACACTTATGATTAGGCTTTACTTTTTTTACGTCGAACAAATCCCAGCCCAGAAAGACCCAGACCAAGCAACGCTAGGCTTCCTGGCTCAGGCACGCCAACTGGATCTGCTCCGCCTACTGGTCTATAGAAATAATCTACAGTTAAACGCACCAAGCTGCTATTGGTATAGTCATTACGTGTAAGATACGCGGCTTTTTGATAGTCTTGGCTAACTCCAATATGAGCAGTAACTGTAGAGCCAAGGAAATTAGACAGGTCTATCGTTGCCTCCTTAGCGCCTTCTAGAACACTTAAATCATAATTGATAGAACGCCTTTCGCGAGCCCCATATTCTTCTAACCCTGGAGGATTGTCAGTCGCATAATCCGTAGATAAATATGCTGTATTATTAAAATTAAAACTAGCTTTCGCGCGGTTTGTTGTATCGCCTGTGACGCTATTTTCACTCCCATTGGTATGAGTCAAACGAATATTTGAGCCTATCAAGTAGTCAAAACCAAAAATTACTTTATCTAGCGTCCCTAGATTAGAATCAAACCCAGCAAACGAATCGTAAAACCAATCCGTCCCCAGATTTGTCATGTTGTAGGTGTTATCGTAAGCACGAATAACACCAGCTTGAGCTGTCGTTGCGAGCAGCGAAATAGTGAACAGTAAATATTTCATATTTTAAATCCATTTTTAGCTATTAAATTGATAAATCAATATAAGCAATAATTAAACCAATAAAATAGCCGGTACGAGTTTAGTGGTCTATATCCATGCCAACTCATTTAGCTTTTGTATTTCAATATGTTAAATGTAAAATAACTTGACACAATATTAAATGCGTACTTTCAGCATTTATTATATAACCCCCCCCCCAACCAAAGACCAAAATGCATTCACCAGTGGGTTTTTTAGGCTTTTCTTTAGTGTAAACAAACCCACATCGTAAGGTTCCAATTCTGGTTTTACATCTAAAGTTTTTATTCGATCAACCAATGGACTATTGTCGAGTACTATTTTTGGCACCACACCAATACCCAGCCCCAGACTTACCATACTCACGATAGCTTCATTACCCGCTACCTGGGCATAGATTCTGGGGTTTACATCCATTTTACGAAACCATGTATCGATCCTGTTTCTGGCGATACCTCCCTCTGACAGAATCATTGGCACCGTCGCCCACTCTTCTGGTGACGAAGGGGTTGTTAAGGGTACATCGGGGTCACTCTGCTCAGTTGGCGCAATAAACAAAAGCGGTGAAACAGTAATAGGTTTGAATGCCAGCCCCCTCGGTAGCGTAGGCGGATGTGCAGCAATGGTAATATCCTCTTCACCCGCGATAATTCTACTAATGGCATGTTCAGGGTCTCCAGTATGTAACTTAATCTCGATACCAGGGTTGGTTTGGCGAAATCGGTTAAGCAGATCAAATAAGATACTGTAACTGGCGGTGACCGAGCAGTACATACTCACCTGGCCATGTAACTGATCATCACTCGAAACAAGATCATTTCGAATCAAATTCCACTCGGAGATCGCTTCACGGGCATATTGCTGAAACTTTTGTCCTTCGGTGGTTAAGACAACGGTACGATTATCTCGATTAAACAAGACGACACCTAGATCTTCTTCCAACTGCCGAATATTGCGAGAGAGTGCTGAGATACTAATATTGCAGGCAGTGCTAGCACGTCCAAAATGGAGATCATCAGCTAGAGCCAAAAAGTGTTTCAAACTACGAATATTCATAGAGCCATTATAGCGACTCCATCCACTTAATTGCAAAATATGACACATTGTATTGCATTTATTTCAATTTACGAAAGATATACTTTTCTATACAGTAGGCACCCTGAATTTAAGATATTCAAATTTATCTCTATTTAAACAAACGGAAGCATCACAATGTCTAACAACTATTTTAATACACTGCCTCTACGTGAGCAGCTTGAGCAACTGGCTAAGTGCCGTTTCATGGACATCTCTGAGTTTGAAGATGGTGTTGAGGCGCTAAAAGGCAAGAAGATCGTTGTAATCGGTTGTGGTGCTCAGGGCCTAGCTCAAGGCATGAACTTGCGTGACAGTGGTTGCGACGTATCTTACACCTTGCGTCAAGCAGCCATTGACGAGAAACGTCAGTCTTGGAAGAACGCAACCGAAAACGGTTTT
This genomic window from Alkalimarinus sediminis contains:
- the ubiA gene encoding 4-hydroxybenzoate octaprenyltransferase produces the protein MNSSSGRTYSFKKQLPYYIQLTRLDRPIGVYLLLWPTLWSLWFAASGVPSLKVLFIFIAGVILMRSAGCVINDFADRNIDGHVKRTKNRPLPAGHVTAKETLVLFAVLCATAFVLVLFTNTLTIYLSFGGLALAATYPFMKRHTYLPQVVLGAAFAWSVPMAYTAETGELHKQVWLLYIITVLWTVAYDTMYAMVDRDDDIKIGVKSTAILFGTADRMVIAGLQSLVILVLCIVGYQAELGSFFCLAVVVAATLFVYQQHLIRNRDREECFKAFLNNHWVGLAIFVGVVIEFI
- the phoB gene encoding phosphate regulon transcriptional regulator PhoB, with the protein product MTGKTVLIVDDEASIREMIAVALEMADYHCLEASDAREAHSLVIDHAPDLILLDWMLPGTSGIELARRLKRDESTAEIPIIMLTAKTEEDNKIQGLEVGADDYITKPFSPRELVARLKAVLRRATPQGKESAINVDDLILDPIGHRVTSDGIAVTMGPTEYKLLQFFMTHQDRVYTRTQLLDHVWGGNVYVEERTVDVHIRRLRKALGNRHETLIQTVRGAGYRFSTKDA
- the phoR gene encoding phosphate regulon sensor histidine kinase PhoR yields the protein MKKNWQSHIHRIFISLAILVIIGLIAGSVSWVLVLGLGAYLVWTLIQAIKLHQWLYSPGNKTTPPESHGLWGDLFDGIHTLQKNHNSAQNRLKTMINRVQESANALNDAVIMTDARGAMEWWNKSATYYLGFVQRSDHGQPIYNLIRTPVFKTYFEQKNYDEPIELSSPAKPHITLRFRITLFGEDDRLIIAQDITRVHNLEQMRKDFVSNVSHELRTPLTVISGYLETLSGSSDALSPVWKRALNTMSDQTGRMEQLITDLLLLAKFETIDQRQTQKEISIHSLLTTIKSDAIALSGKQHHRINLTESTNGLFIGDENQLRSAFSNIIFNAVKYTPTEGNIDIHWWFDGDGVHLSVKDSGDGFDPIHIPRLTERFYRADPSRHKETGGSGLGLAIVKHVLRNHDGELEVKSNLGLGSEFICHFPKSRYIEHPPRSNTIRPQTDR
- a CDS encoding PilZ domain-containing protein: MPNTERRTHHRYIAPSLSVLLNTSDDKSNSSSSIQLTMIDFNCLGMAVESHKSFKVGEELQLTISDDYDRSVDVDCFVCNRAKTEGGYRSGLYFMHQGEDIVASRQLLMSMEQQFDEVV
- a CDS encoding PEP-CTERM sorting domain-containing protein encodes the protein MKYLLFTISLLATTAQAGVIRAYDNTYNMTNLGTDWFYDSFAGFDSNLGTLDKVIFGFDYLIGSNIRLTHTNGSENSVTGDTTNRAKASFNFNNTAYLSTDYATDNPPGLEEYGARERRSINYDLSVLEGAKEATIDLSNFLGSTVTAHIGVSQDYQKAAYLTRNDYTNSSLVRLTVDYFYRPVGGADPVGVPEPGSLALLGLGLSGLGFVRRKKSKA
- the ilvY gene encoding HTH-type transcriptional activator IlvY, with the protein product MQLSGWSRYNGSMNIRSLKHFLALADDLHFGRASTACNISISALSRNIRQLEEDLGVVLFNRDNRTVVLTTEGQKFQQYAREAISEWNLIRNDLVSSDDQLHGQVSMYCSVTASYSILFDLLNRFRQTNPGIEIKLHTGDPEHAISRIIAGEEDITIAAHPPTLPRGLAFKPITVSPLLFIAPTEQSDPDVPLTTPSSPEEWATVPMILSEGGIARNRIDTWFRKMDVNPRIYAQVAGNEAIVSMVSLGLGIGVVPKIVLDNSPLVDRIKTLDVKPELEPYDVGLFTLKKSLKNPLVNAFWSLVGGGVI